A window of Methanobrevibacter sp. genomic DNA:
TCCTTATAGAACCTTTCAAACCTTCCTGTTTCAATAAGAAACGCTGAAACCTCAAGAGCATCCCTGTAGGTATAATTTGACTCTTTGATAATCTGCTTTTTATCCTCATCCATGTAGGATGATGTATTATTTATATTAGCCATAGCTATTACAACCTGTATATATTAATTAATATAATATTTTATTATTTCAATTATATAAAATTATCATGTCAAAATGACAGCGAGTTTACACTCCACTTTCATGAATTAAGGAATATATCAGAATAATCAATGGCTTTTGCACAGCAATGGACTCATCTTGTTATGCACATTCCATCATTTTTATTTTGATTTTAAATACCTGTTTTCTGATTTGCTTTTCAGATTAAATTTCTGCAGCATATTCTCTTTAAAACTCTCCGTCTGATATTATGTTCAGGTTTGGCATTGGTTGTAAAATGAAATGTTGCTTTAAATCCCATATTTACTTGTCGGCAAGCATTATTCATTTTAGACACTGAAAAAACTAAACAATTATGCGCCCGTCATTATGAATATCGATGATCACTCCGAAAATGTCTGAGATGCCAACCCAATTGCGAATACCTTCATATTCATAGAGTTCACCGTTTTTCACATAAGTTCCATTTACGTTATCACTAATTTTTAAATCATATGAAAATTTTATAAATTCTTCAATTTCATTGTTAAGTTTATCAATATGCTTATTTCCAAAAAATGACTTAACTTTTTGTGTGAAAGTTTTATCTAATTTTTTTGATTCAATATAATCTGCTAAATCTAAATGTGATCCACACTCTTGGCAAAAATTATCATCATTTCCATTTTC
This region includes:
- a CDS encoding zinc ribbon domain-containing protein, producing the protein MSEKFCPNCNFENGNDDNFCQECGSHLDLADYIESKKLDKTFTQKVKSFFGNKHIDKLNNEIEEFIKFSYDLKISDNVNGTYVKNGELYEYEGIRNWVGISDIFGVIIDIHNDGRIIV